From Streptomyces sp. TLI_053, a single genomic window includes:
- a CDS encoding DUF2461 domain-containing protein encodes MTFDGWPAEALDFYEHLEADNSKTFWQSHKDRYEQAVREPMERLLDELEPEFGPGKIFRPNRDVRFSADKSPYKTHIGAHLAAGGYVQLSADGLACGNGLYRLAPDQLDRYRSAVAEDVSGAELERVADRVRRAGPEVVGRDSLKSAPRGYPKDHPRIGLLRHKGLIAWQEWAPEPWLGTRAAYERITGFLRASQPLKDWLDGHVGPSELPDR; translated from the coding sequence GTGACCTTCGACGGCTGGCCGGCCGAGGCGCTCGACTTCTACGAGCACCTCGAGGCCGACAACTCCAAGACCTTCTGGCAGTCCCACAAGGACCGGTACGAGCAGGCCGTGCGGGAGCCGATGGAACGGCTGCTGGACGAGCTCGAGCCCGAGTTCGGGCCGGGAAAGATCTTCCGCCCCAACCGCGACGTGCGGTTCAGCGCGGACAAGTCCCCGTACAAGACGCACATCGGCGCCCACCTGGCGGCCGGCGGCTACGTCCAGCTCTCCGCCGACGGCCTGGCCTGCGGCAACGGGCTGTACCGGCTCGCCCCCGACCAGCTGGACCGCTACCGGAGCGCGGTCGCCGAGGACGTCTCCGGCGCCGAGCTGGAGCGGGTGGCCGACCGGGTCCGCCGGGCCGGGCCGGAGGTGGTCGGCCGGGACTCCCTGAAGTCCGCCCCGCGCGGCTACCCCAAGGACCACCCGCGGATCGGGCTGCTCCGCCACAAGGGGCTGATCGCCTGGCAGGAGTGGGCTCCCGAACCCTGGCTGGGCACCCGCGCCGCGTACGAGCGGATCACCGGGTTCCTGCGCGCCTCGCAGCCGCTCAAGGACTGGCTGGACGGCCACGTCGGCCCCTCCGAGCTGCCCGACCGCTAG
- a CDS encoding heme o synthase, which produces MTAVESRPAGVTGATPAHRPFGARVGAFVALTKPRIIELLLITTVPVMFLAERGVPNLLLVLEVVIGGYLSAGGANALNMYIDRDIDAVMSRTERRPIVTGMVSPREALVFGIALGVLSTLWLGLLVNWLSSALALGALLFYVFVYTLGLKRRTAQNIVWGGIAGCMPVFVGWAAITNSLSWSALVLFLVIFFWTPPHYWPLSMKVREDYARAGVPMLPVLKGNLAVAKQIVAYSWVMVAVSLLLWPLADTSWLYPAAAVVLGAFWLKEAHALYGRAKAGVVGAKLKEMRLFHWSITYLTLLFVVIAVDPFVK; this is translated from the coding sequence GTGACCGCCGTCGAATCCCGTCCCGCCGGGGTCACCGGGGCGACGCCTGCGCACCGGCCGTTCGGGGCCCGTGTCGGCGCCTTCGTCGCACTGACCAAACCGCGGATCATCGAGCTGCTGCTGATCACCACGGTGCCGGTGATGTTCCTGGCGGAGCGCGGGGTGCCGAACCTCCTGCTGGTGCTGGAGGTGGTCATCGGCGGTTACCTCTCGGCGGGCGGCGCCAACGCCCTCAACATGTACATCGACCGGGACATCGACGCGGTGATGTCCCGCACCGAGCGCCGGCCCATCGTCACCGGCATGGTGTCACCGCGCGAGGCGCTGGTGTTCGGCATCGCGCTCGGTGTGCTGTCGACGCTCTGGCTGGGCCTCCTGGTCAACTGGCTGTCCTCCGCGCTGGCGCTCGGCGCGCTCCTCTTCTATGTGTTCGTCTACACGCTGGGGCTGAAGCGCCGCACCGCGCAGAACATCGTCTGGGGCGGCATCGCCGGCTGCATGCCGGTCTTCGTCGGCTGGGCGGCGATCACGAACTCGCTCTCCTGGTCGGCGCTGGTGCTGTTCCTGGTGATCTTCTTCTGGACGCCGCCGCACTACTGGCCGCTGTCGATGAAGGTCCGCGAGGACTACGCCCGGGCCGGGGTGCCGATGCTGCCGGTGCTCAAGGGCAACCTGGCGGTGGCCAAGCAGATCGTCGCCTACTCCTGGGTGATGGTGGCGGTCTCGCTGCTGCTGTGGCCGCTGGCCGACACCAGCTGGCTGTACCCGGCCGCCGCGGTGGTGCTGGGCGCCTTCTGGCTGAAGGAGGCGCACGCGCTGTACGGGCGGGCGAAGGCCGGTGTGGTCGGCGCCAAGCTGAAGGAGATGCGGCTGTTCCACTGGTCGATCACCTATCTGACGCTGCTGTTCGTGGTGATCGCGGTGGACCCGTTCGTGAAGTGA